The following proteins are co-located in the Nitrospirota bacterium genome:
- a CDS encoding 1-acyl-sn-glycerol-3-phosphate acyltransferase — MRALFRGLGIIPLLLVYFFITGIIGLLPVDRKTKRVVAIRIASRIARIILILFGVRVHVKHRERLHKTGDGRLIVSNHLSYIDILVLSALAPSVFITSVELKNTALLGTLARLSGSIFVERRRPSGLKREIEDIAVALGQGLPVALFPEGTTSNGDRVQPFKNSLFDAAVLTRADIVPICIRYTRVNNERLTPENRDLVFYYGGATFLKHFLRFLSLRSIELEVIPLKAIKVHSLQSRKDLAAETYEAINAVYYG, encoded by the coding sequence ATGAGAGCCCTTTTCAGGGGATTGGGGATCATTCCCCTTCTCCTCGTATATTTTTTTATAACAGGGATCATCGGTCTGCTCCCCGTTGACCGGAAAACAAAACGTGTTGTCGCAATACGGATTGCCTCGCGCATCGCGCGAATCATTCTCATCCTGTTCGGCGTCCGCGTTCACGTGAAGCATCGCGAACGCCTTCATAAAACCGGCGACGGACGCCTCATCGTCTCGAATCATCTTTCCTATATCGATATCCTTGTCCTTTCCGCGCTCGCACCCTCGGTGTTCATCACCTCCGTTGAGCTGAAGAACACCGCGCTGCTCGGTACGCTGGCCCGGCTCAGTGGAAGTATTTTTGTAGAGCGAAGAAGACCGTCGGGGCTGAAGCGCGAGATCGAGGACATTGCCGTAGCACTCGGCCAGGGCCTGCCCGTCGCGCTCTTTCCCGAAGGAACCACGTCGAATGGCGACCGCGTGCAGCCATTCAAGAACTCCCTGTTTGATGCCGCTGTCCTGACACGGGCCGATATCGTCCCGATCTGTATTCGCTACACCCGCGTGAACAACGAGCGCCTCACGCCGGAGAATCGCGACCTCGTCTTCTACTATGGAGGAGCGACTTTTTTGAAACACTTCCTCCGGTTCCTGTCGCTCAGGTCCATCGAACTGGAGGTCATCCCCCTCAAGGCAATCAAGGTACATTCCCTGCAGTCGCGGAAAGACCTGGCCGCGGAAACATACGAGGCCATCAATGCGGTGTACTACGGCTGA
- a CDS encoding peptide chain release factor 3, which produces MDYTDEINKRRTFAIISHPDAGKTTLTEKFLLFGGAIQVAGAVKSNKIRKSTSSDFMDIERQRGISVATSVMGFDYNGLKINLLDTPGHKDFAEDTYRTLTAVDSVILIIDCVKGVEEQTLRLMEVCRMRRTPVIIFVNKLDREGRHPFELLDELETKLNIKVQPLSWPISMGTSFKGVYNLYNNSLYLFRPGGVRIASDVLEIQGIGDPVLDQQLGDYAIKLREDVELIEGTHNPFDVNAYLCGDLAPVFFGSAINNFGVKELLDTFTEIAPTPGSRPTDQRVVNADEAAFTGFVFKIHANLDPRHRDRIAFIRVCSGKFERNKLFLHVRLGKQIRFTSPASFLGARKSIVDEAFPGDVIGLYDTGNFKIGDTLTEGEKLMFQGIPTFSPEVFKELVNLDPSKSKQLAKGIEQLTDEGVAQLFTQQQGNRRIVGTVGQLQFDVLQYRLEHEYNAACRFDPMKIFKACWITAKDEKEMDKFCRFKSDRIATDKDGNIVFLAESDWVLRNMIEAYPEIKFHFTSEFKREVQEINR; this is translated from the coding sequence ATGGACTACACTGACGAAATAAACAAGCGGCGGACCTTCGCCATCATCAGCCACCCTGACGCGGGAAAGACCACGCTGACCGAGAAGTTTCTGCTCTTCGGCGGCGCGATCCAGGTGGCCGGCGCGGTCAAGTCCAACAAGATCAGGAAGAGCACGTCCTCGGACTTCATGGACATCGAGCGCCAGCGCGGCATCTCGGTGGCAACCTCGGTCATGGGCTTCGACTACAACGGGCTCAAGATCAATCTGCTCGACACGCCGGGCCATAAGGATTTTGCCGAGGACACCTATCGCACGCTCACCGCGGTGGACAGCGTCATCCTCATCATAGACTGTGTCAAAGGTGTGGAGGAACAGACCCTGCGGCTGATGGAAGTCTGCCGCATGCGCAGGACGCCGGTCATCATCTTCGTGAACAAGCTCGACCGGGAGGGCAGGCACCCCTTTGAACTTCTGGACGAGCTCGAAACAAAGCTGAACATAAAGGTCCAGCCGCTCTCATGGCCCATCAGCATGGGAACCTCGTTCAAGGGAGTTTACAATCTGTACAACAACAGCCTCTACCTCTTCCGGCCCGGCGGCGTCAGGATCGCGAGCGATGTACTCGAGATCCAGGGCATCGGCGACCCGGTCCTTGACCAGCAGCTCGGCGACTATGCAATAAAGCTCAGGGAGGACGTCGAGTTGATCGAAGGCACGCACAATCCCTTTGACGTCAATGCCTACCTGTGCGGCGACCTTGCTCCGGTCTTCTTCGGAAGCGCCATCAACAACTTCGGCGTCAAGGAGCTTCTGGACACCTTCACGGAGATCGCCCCTACGCCCGGCAGCAGGCCCACGGACCAGCGCGTCGTGAACGCTGACGAAGCTGCGTTCACCGGCTTCGTGTTCAAGATCCACGCTAACCTGGACCCCCGGCATCGCGACCGCATCGCCTTCATCCGGGTCTGTTCGGGCAAGTTCGAGCGGAACAAGTTGTTTCTTCATGTCCGATTGGGCAAACAGATCCGGTTCACCAGCCCGGCGAGTTTTTTGGGGGCGCGCAAGAGCATCGTGGACGAGGCCTTCCCCGGCGATGTGATCGGCCTGTATGATACCGGCAATTTCAAGATCGGCGACACGCTCACGGAAGGCGAGAAGCTCATGTTCCAGGGCATCCCTACCTTCTCGCCCGAGGTGTTCAAGGAGCTCGTGAATCTTGACCCTTCGAAATCGAAACAGCTTGCAAAGGGCATCGAGCAGCTTACCGACGAAGGCGTGGCCCAGCTCTTCACCCAGCAGCAGGGCAACCGCAGGATCGTCGGCACGGTGGGCCAGCTTCAGTTCGACGTGCTTCAGTACCGATTGGAGCACGAATACAACGCGGCCTGCAGGTTCGATCCGATGAAGATTTTCAAGGCGTGCTGGATCACCGCGAAGGACGAAAAAGAAATGGACAAATTCTGCAGATTCAAGTCGGACCGCATTGCCACGGACAAGGACGGCAATATCGTGTTTCTCGCTGAATCGGATTGGGTCCTGCGGAATATGATCGAGGCCTACCCCGAGATCAAGTTCCACTTCACCTCTGAGTTCAAGAGGGAAGTACAGGAAATAAACAGGTAG
- a CDS encoding response regulator: MNGVRTAGSKQYILVVDADVNDRFYTCMLLQRFGYDVFSARTAEEAIEFITVSPPTAILADADLNGSTMFSWLSKDPRFFDIPLVLLSWWPNPALEARANKGGFAAYLRKPNNVEEFYQIVQIAIEKGPRRNLRIATRLMARLEDGQDKSEGFVTVLSEYGMFFMTLDPRPVNAKIPLSFTMKDSLIKVEAVVLYTVSFDDGPYKEPGMGLKFVKISRADRSLIANFMLEWIQDGASKQSAQP, encoded by the coding sequence ATGAATGGGGTCCGCACTGCAGGGAGTAAACAGTATATTCTCGTCGTGGATGCCGACGTCAACGACCGCTTTTATACGTGCATGCTGCTTCAGCGGTTCGGCTACGACGTCTTTTCCGCTCGGACCGCGGAGGAGGCGATTGAGTTCATAACCGTGTCTCCACCTACCGCAATCCTTGCTGACGCCGATCTGAATGGCTCCACCATGTTTTCCTGGCTCTCGAAAGACCCTCGCTTTTTTGACATTCCCCTCGTCCTCCTTTCATGGTGGCCCAACCCTGCATTGGAGGCCCGCGCCAACAAAGGGGGATTCGCCGCCTATCTGAGGAAGCCAAATAATGTGGAAGAGTTCTACCAGATCGTTCAGATAGCTATCGAGAAAGGCCCTCGACGGAACCTCAGGATCGCAACTCGTCTGATGGCAAGACTCGAAGATGGCCAGGATAAGAGCGAGGGGTTCGTCACGGTGCTTTCGGAATACGGGATGTTCTTCATGACGCTTGATCCCCGGCCGGTAAATGCGAAGATACCGCTCAGTTTCACCATGAAGGACAGCCTTATTAAGGTTGAGGCGGTTGTCCTGTATACGGTATCCTTTGACGATGGGCCGTACAAAGAGCCCGGTATGGGACTGAAGTTCGTGAAGATCAGCCGCGCGGACAGGTCCCTCATCGCGAACTTTATGCTCGAGTGGATACAGGACGGCGCCTCAAAGCAAAGTGCGCAGCCATAA
- a CDS encoding Crp/Fnr family transcriptional regulator, with translation MLIDYIRNIPLFNHLKEAQLKKIASLCKNVRYKKGDVVFYKTDMSTDLYIVNSGKLKAVLADEDGGEMVLALFEKGAFFGELSLLDGKGRSATIVANTDSELAILRQEVFLDLLYNNPKISVELMTTLVKRLRNADDMIESLAFLEVGERLIRTLFDVAANDDAGTTGFRNAGKLTHKELAARIGCSREAVSKCLKGLSGKGIVRELKGSLLIAGNALEQIKKRDRI, from the coding sequence ATGCTTATAGACTATATCAGGAACATACCGCTCTTCAATCACCTTAAAGAAGCCCAGCTCAAGAAGATAGCGTCTCTCTGCAAGAACGTCCGGTACAAGAAAGGCGATGTCGTCTTTTACAAGACCGACATGAGCACTGACCTCTATATTGTGAATTCCGGGAAGCTCAAGGCAGTGCTGGCTGACGAAGACGGCGGCGAAATGGTGCTTGCTCTGTTCGAAAAGGGCGCGTTCTTTGGCGAGCTGAGCCTTTTGGATGGCAAGGGAAGGTCGGCAACGATCGTGGCAAACACGGATTCGGAACTTGCCATACTCAGGCAGGAGGTGTTCCTGGACCTGCTGTACAACAATCCGAAAATCTCCGTTGAGCTCATGACCACCCTGGTGAAACGGCTCAGAAATGCGGATGACATGATAGAATCTCTCGCATTTCTCGAGGTCGGCGAGCGGCTGATCCGGACGCTCTTCGACGTTGCCGCAAATGACGACGCCGGTACAACCGGCTTTCGCAACGCGGGAAAACTGACGCATAAGGAACTTGCCGCGCGCATCGGATGTTCGAGGGAAGCTGTCTCGAAGTGCCTGAAGGGGCTCTCCGGTAAAGGCATCGTAAGGGAATTAAAAGGAAGCCTGCTGATCGCCGGCAATGCTCTGGAGCAGATCAAGAAGCGTGATAGGATATAG